The sequence cgttcttcgtattcttcatcttcatcaatggcggcagcagcagcagagagaaatcatggttctcgattctgcagcgttccttctctcctcccaactctcgacaccccttctagtcGACCcatagagcctatttatacccaacaaccttcaaaatatccttgatttaatcccgaatatcttcCAATATTCTTCACATCCATATTCGATgtttctttccctgtggactctgGTCACGCATTAATGGCAGATATTTCGTTTTTTCAATCTTCTAGGATTCGATATAGGTACCATATattccctctttactcgagtatcttccacaaACCCAACAGAGAATTCGATATTCTCTCTCTGTTTCCAAAAATATTGCTATCCCCTGTTTGGAttttgatcttctctcccggtcatttcagcccaacttgatcgctaaaatcatttgcattcggcctgtttagccttaacaggcttaacccaataatttccagcgattgaatctcgctagaattcctccaacaatccgaccaaacttcaacagcgtctgcatgttttcttcccgccaaattcatttttttgaatcGTGAATATGTATCAGCAGCACTCGAGGCTAGAACCATTTTGTGCATTGTGGAAAACAAGAATTGTCTTCGCTTATTCAAACGGCCCGGCCCACTGATGACTAAAGAGAAATTGGAGACGTGGTTTCTTCTGTACCACATTTGTTGGTCGAGTTCAATATGAGATATGGAGAGAGTAACTGCGTGAGATGGGGTTCATCACCTCTTCCAACATCAGCAACATCAGGTTCATGCAGACGGAGTTCAAGTTCTTCTTATTTGAACTGTCGACCAGCAACATCATTGCTTGAGGTGTTGTTGGTTTCAATATCTATAAAGTGGACTCCTTAGCTGAATAATTGCATccgagtggtattttctattatCTGCAATGGGTCTGACCTAAACTTGGATAAAGAAGACTTGTTATAGTGATGCGACTAAAGACGAGAATTGGTTGGTCAAGACACAGATGGTGGTTTGTATGATGGCTGGATTATTATTGCAGGTGGTGATTGAAGTGGTTTCTGGATTGATCTTGCTGCTGGTTTGAATGATATGGAATTGACCATTTAACATGAATGATGGTGTTGTTCCGTGCTGTTCGGGTAAACTTGCAGAAGAATCTGGAGAAATGAAGGAGAAAGAAGTACGCTCAATGGCTGGTGATGATTGTCTCGTCAATCCGAAACGATGAGCGGATCTAGGTGATGCTGCGATGGTTCTTAGGGACACAAGAGTATTACTCCGACTCAGTTTAGTATACAGGCAGCGAAATAAGGTTGACAGGGAGAGGCCGGCTGCAGACTGCAGTTGAATTTGAGAATGAAGTGAGGTTGTGCTGGCTGTATTTGGGGTCAGTGGAGATGGAGTTCATGTTACTCTCCCAATTTCAGAATCCTAGAGGCTACAGAGAAGACGAGATGAATTGGAGTTCGATGGATTTGAGGCTATTGATGTGGCTGGTTGTCGTGAATGAGTTGCTATCTTGGCTGGTGGGTTGCTTCTCGTGTTCTGGAAGACAAGATGCATGCGAAGTTGATGTTCCAGCTGAAGTCGAGAACGACTGGGTGCTTGGTTGAACTGATCGAACTAGAAGAAGGTCAGCATGCAGTCGGTGGGGTGACGATATCTTTGCAGCTGGTAACTTGGGGCAATTTTGTGTCATGAAAATGAGGCAGAGAAGGGAATGGACTTGCATGTCGCTGAATTAGAGGCTCTGAAGACAAGACTGAGGGTCCTCTGCAGCTTGGTCGTGAATCACAGTGACAGTTCCGCAGAGGGACAAGGATCTGGTGATGCTACTGATGGTCAGCGACTAAGATATGGGGCTTTGCATGGGATTATTGGCAGTTCTGTGGAGATCGTTAGCAACATATTATGTTGTTCGGAGTTAAGAAGGGTGTCGTGCTTGGACGGACAAAAATTAAGAGCTGCTGGTACTGGTCGAGAAGGTTCAAGTCATAAGATACTTGGTCGTGGTTGAACTGGCAGAGGGGTTGTGGTCGTTATTGATGAGAGTTCGGATTTGGAGTGTGAGAGTTGGTACTGGACTGGGCTTTGGAAATATCTGCTAAGCCTTATTTCCTCGACAGAACCTATCTATTTAGGGATCGGGAAGAACAAAATTGAGGAGAAGCCGGCTATTGGAGCCGCAACTGAAGagcagagaagaagaggaggCGGCCGCATAAGTTTTTTGGAGCATAAGAAAAAGAGACGACACAGAGGATTTTGGTTTGATcgtttttcttttgattattatttttatgggttttaagaaatccatttCTATGTATTGCTATATTTtataactagggtttttatggtttgAGACTACATGGGTATTAGGCTACTTTAAATTGAATAATATAGGaaaagaccattatgatttggTTAGATTAATTCTCGAACattgtttattgatttattgaaaaatgagttgttgcttcaccggttttaaaaATCTATGTGCTTAATTGATAGTTTTACGAATatgtttgtcttattatttgatgatccatgcttggtcaatttctttgatgggttatacttagaaaagccaaataatatttgtgaacctgtatttagtttcgtataattttcttgctaacgcaatttgatagtgcttgcttgggtttagtcttttgatgtgccatgcttagggtgtcccagcgatatttgcgactctaatacatataataggtgaagtcgatagaacgaacaataaacatatattcataattatgttttatttatgtaattaaatagagatagtagtggataccatgaaaccctggttaccgacttttcTTTGCGATTCATTTTATTAGTttactttaattttattattcattttcaattctaaaaatccaaaaatattgttttgtgttagttttattagaaatattgattatattatttccaccgctccctgtgggttcgacccgtacttgcctttgtctactagttagacaccgtacGATTGCGATTATCAaataggcatctccggatccgATCACTATGCCATCATCCAGTTCAAGGCAGAGTCCACCTCAGTTACCATGaaaaaagtagaagaaaagaaatgCTGACCATAGACCTCAAAATTTGGATTCCTTCAAATTAGCTATGAACTGTAAGAACTTTATTCATAGGAGTAGTGATACTTCGATAACCACTAGGTTTTtctagaaaaaagaaaagaaaaaaaagaaaaaggggaAAAAAGGGATATACTCAAAAATAATAATCTTTCGATTTTAAAAGTAAAATTCAGAAATTAGATTGCAAAATTAAATTTAAGAACTCTTTTTCGTGAAGcgaatttctttttcctttctgaTGCACACCATCTATAGGAAACGAACACAATCCAAACAGACCCTGAGGCATATTATTAGTGTGAAAATTTTATTAGTTAGTCtgtagagagaaaagaaaaggaaaagagtGGAGTAAGAAAACGTGGCCCATCCTTCGAACAATTCTCAAAGTTGGTAAGTAATGGATCATATATTTGGTTGAATCAAAACACAAAACCTGCTGTCCGATTCACTCCTATTCCTCTGTTATTAGGTTTTTGTTTCTATCCTTTTCCTCCTCCTTTCGAATCCCTAATTTCAATCTGTGTAATTCATTCTTTCAATGTCGATAATTCGAAAGAAGAAGAGATTGCCAGACAAATCACAACAAAAACAAATCTGTATATCAAAGTTTTGTCAACAACCAAGAAGTCGTCGTGGTTCTAAACCTAGAACTGATTTCTCTCTTTTCATATCCTCTGctgcttcttcatcatcatcttcatcctcttcaatGCTGCATCATCTTCATCCAGGTTTGATTAAATTTAGTTTCTTGATTTTGATTTGGGTTCTttgaatttgtatttttttttctgtctTCGTTTTTTTTGCTTAGTCTAACCGTGAGCtgagttgtttcatcaaatttttgaTTGCATTGACTAATAAATATCTAAAACATCTAGGAAGTTTACTccttttttatataattttcacgAAATTCAAATTAGGGGTAGAAAAGGAGGAATGGAATTGGATTAAAATCACTGGTAATTGCTTATATGTATATCTCTGTTTTTTATCAAGGGAATCGGGTTAACagtaatcagaaaaaaaaaaaaaaaaaaaaaaaaaaaaaaaaaaggtagaaAAGTGTAATTGAAGTGTGATTGAGAGAAGAAGGAAACTGATTTATATATTTGTTGTTGTAGTGGATAGTGTCTAGTAGTGTTCAGTTCAGTTTGTAGATCATAAATAATAAAACTTTTAATGCTTAGTTAAAGATTAATAAGGATAAATCGGTGATTGATAAACAATGTACTACCTTGCTCTAAGCATCCTGAAGGATTAAttctctcaaaaatattcttgCACACCCATTATTCCACCTGTTTAGGACTTCAATCATATTAGGAAAGTGGTGTGAGTTGcattttctgacatgatagatagagTTGGGTGAACTTATCAGTGATGCTAGACACACCGAAGATTTATCCCAAAAGGGAATCGAACGGATAGCACAATGGGTTCTGAGCATTGGGATTGGTAAGGGCAGGAGTAGGCCCCGCTGCTTGTGTCTGTCGGTGGAAGTTTCGGTGAAAAACTGAAGTCAATCTAGAGTTATTCGAACTTTATAGCTCATTATCTCCTACTATGAATTACAACAGGTGCAACTTCAGAGTGCTCAAGATACGGAAATGGTCAATCTCAGGTTGCAACGTCTAACTTGGGACAAAATTGTCAAGCAGTTTTCTGTAGACGTAAAAAGGAAATGCCTAGTTTCCCTCTTGTTCAATGCAGTGTGATCGAGTTCGTAGGAGAGGAAAAAAATCCCTCTGATTCAATCAGCAAACAAATTCCTCAAACGGAGTCGGTCGCACAGGATATGATTCTGGAAAACTTTGATGATGGGTTCGTGGCTCTCTTTTTACGTCTGATTTGTCTCTATACTATACTAAACCAAGACTAACTTAACTACTTCTGCAAAAGCAGAGATCTCCAGGGAAGTGTTACTGCCGGTGAGCTGGCTTCAAGGCCCAATAGGTTGACTTGCACTAGCACTGATGTTGGGATGGCTGCAGGTAGCATTGTATGGGCTAAAACTGCTTATGAGATGTGGTGGCCTGCAAAGGTAGGTTGACTTGCACTAGCTCGCAGGATTGTTTGGTATTGGAAGTTATTTTGCATTTTCTTATCTGACAAGGGGGAAAGATTTTGATGGGTTGCATGAGAAAGGTGAAACCCCCTCCACTGATGCGCCTGTGTATATCAGCTCTTCAATTTGGACCCTCCCTCCCTTGTGTACTTTACATCAACTATGGCGAGAGTTGAGGAGTTCTAAAAACAAAGTGTGAGCTCCATGAATTATATAACATAGTTCCTCCCCcctttaatatcttcaggttaTGGAAGGAAAAACAACTGCTGGTGTTTCAAGTGATCAAGGGATCGATGGACTTGTTCAAGTACAATATTTTGGGAACCACGAAATGTAATTCCCCTAACTCCGTTCGTTACCAAAATTAAATGTTTTTAATACCACTATGGATAAACCATTTCTTCGTTAACCTAACCTATTTATGGAGGAACCTGAACTTATGAACTGTTTCTTTCAGCGCTTGGCTAACTCCAGACAGAAGCATTTCCCTATTTGATGAAGTGAGTATGAATGGTTCATCTTGGGTGATACACATATAGAACTCATATTTGGATTATCTAATAATGCAAGTAATCATACTGTTAAAGTTGTCAGTAGGTGCACTCCTTTATCTAATTTTATTGCCTTTCGAAACTTTGCTGGTCTTTGGACAATCACACTTAACCTTGCTTTCTCACACTGTTCTGTCACACTATATTTTCTTCTATCATTAGCTGATACTCGGGTTTTTTTTTCCATCCAGTGCTTTAAAGAAAGGAGTTCTAATCCTCTGGAAGCCTTTCAAGATGCTTTTAAACAGGTATAACAGTCCTCTCCTGATCTTGCAACTCAGTAATTGATTAATGTATCTGTTCCCCCAAATGATGTTTGGTCTTAAATTGATGTTTCCGTATTAAATTCAGGCCCTGTATTGCAAAGAGCAGTTAAGCTCTTGCAGGGAGAGGGATGGAGTTAGGAACTCAAGTCAAGAGCAGCCTTCTGGTATGTTATTGCAGCTTACTTGCATTTAATACTGTGTAGTGAGCTTAATTAGGACAGGAGCAATTATAAGGAGATCGTGGTAATATAATCAAATTTAGCTTGGCCCTAGATGAACTCTTTAACTGACCTATCCCGTCAAGTAGCTCCCTAGTTATTGCCTTCTTAACGCTTATACTATAAGAAACAAGGATCCAGGTAACATTTCAATCTAGACTTGTGCATCTATGAGAATCTAGAGAAAGTATGACGAAGATGAGTTGTGCATCTTTTGATGAATCCTGAAGATAATTAAGTGCTTAAATCTCAGTTCGTTGTTTTTATATTTATGGTTATGCCAGCAACAAGTTTGCACggaatttcattttcatccagAAGTAGAAGCTTTATGCAAGTTAAAGGTAGAAATGTTAGACTTCAGCTCAAGTGTGATTGTTTGTGTAGTTCCTTCACATTTGATAATATGACATATAAGTTCCTTTAGATTTTCATGTTGCTGAAAATGAAGTTGGTGAATTTGGGCATTTTAAATTTGCTGTAATGAGTTATAAGGACCTTGACCTTTCGATGACATCACTACCTATACTTCTATCTTAATTCTGTAATTTAATATCAGTCTTCCGCTTGCTTTCTAGTTGCACCATTAGATAAGTGCATAGAGCCTAGTTCAAGCAGAACAGAGGATTCACTCGAGAAAAGGAGGGGTAAAAGAAAACGAAAACCAAAAGTTCTTTTCGAGGTAAGCCATCATTCACGTAATTATAAGTTAATTTCATACTTTGTTTAGCTAGCAGCATTAGTGAATTTTCACGGGTGATTCTTGTTGCAGAATGTGACTTTTCAAACCAAATCAGTAAAGAAAGTGAGACGATTTAGAATAATGCGGTCCCTTGGTCTCACAGCTCCAATTGGATCTCCCTTTTCTCCCACTTACCAGTGGTAAATATTAGATAATGATGTAGAGTCTTATATTTCTCCCATTTTATGTATTTGTCTTAGCCTATTTGAATTGTCATAGTTCAATTCATTCTTGTGAGGAATcccgtattattttttttttcctctctctcgCTTCCCTTTTAGTTTTtgaagaaatttgatcatgttaaCATTAAGCCTTACTCGGCAAGTATCTGCTCTTCTTGATCGTCTGCGTACACGCACATAACACGTAGCAGATCCGCATACTAATGTATATATTTTGGTCTTACccagaaaataaaagaaatttacTAATGCATTTCAAGGCAATGTACTATGAAGTGTGTGGTTCATGCAGTCATGATACCATATTCTAACAAGCCtccattttcttgtttttctgtGTGGGGGTGGGGACCTACCTAATCTAGCATTCAGTGTGCATGGCATGACCATTTAGTGCTGGCCATTATACATATAATACTGCACATTTAGCATCATTTGTCTCTCTCTATTTGACTACCTAACCTGTTTCGGGCAAGTTTATTATTGTTAAACTTGCCAGCTGAGCTAGATCAAGAAGTTGTTCATCTTTTCTGTTTTTTCTGTTTTGGAGCTTAGTGAATTGTTATATTGGGGCATCTACGATATGGCTCCTCTGAGTCTGCGATCTAAAAATCCAATCAAAATCTTGTATAGTGGGACTCAAATTTCAGCAATCCAAGGTTCCTCTCAAAATCTCGTAACATGGGATTCAAATCTCAATGCATTGGCACTTCGTCTATGTATTCACACCAGCTGAAAATTAAATTCCAGACAAAGGCCGGCTTCAGAAGAAAACCAGCAACTAGGTAATTGCTGAATACCGGTATCCTAGTAACTAATTTAGTAATTTGAACATCCAACACTTCATCTGTCGATGACTTTGATCCCACCACAGAATCTGAATACGTGGATCCCGTAATGGATGTCCTTCCTAATACAGTAAACTGATTGAGAATCTAGAAAATGATGTTGATGATAGtccttttcttccttctttttgtTTGCTCGGTCGAGTTTGATGATGATGTAAGTGATGATTTCATTTGCACCAATTTGACTTGGTTGTGCTGAGCGCCCGTGGATGCTTACTCATTCCTACTTAATACTTGCACACTGCACTACCTTCATGGAAGAAAACGAAATCTCAAACAAAAACTGTCATACTCGCGGTGTCCAATAGCTGCATCCATTGTAATTAATGAGAATCATTTCCAGATACGATATTTTCTAGTATCTAATAAAATATTGTTTTCATGATAGTACAAGGAAAACCGTAACCATTTTTTACATTTGAATGTTCTAAATGGCATGAGCCATGGGGGCACGCCAAAGCTTATTGATTGGTACGTGTAACGATGTTGAAAATTAACAGTAATCAACTAAGTTTTTTAAGATTAAGAACTTTCTATGACTGATTTCTCATTGCTTAATTAATTAACTATTGAGTTGCTTGTGGTCCGAGCGTGACAGTAGTGACGGTCAGAGGTTGCGACATATTTAGGCTAAGTCCCTTGCATCTAATCCGACAGAAGCAAATATAGTATATCTGAGCTACATTATTTGTATgacagaaagaagaaaaataagcatTATTAGATTTCTTAAATATTTGTTTCGCTATCTCCCATTCAATATTCAGCAAGCATATACAAAACTTgacaataaaataaattgaaacgTTATACTTTTTCTTCACTGAATATTCTCCAGTCTCTCAGTTGAAATCTCCTATGGAATTGTGTTAACTAGACTAGGCAAGTGGTGTTTTGCATGTTTTCTTTAGACTGGCCGGACAAAAGtaagtgtttttcctttaaatgATGGGTAAAGTGGAGTATATTAATTCTCATGTCATGCATAAGGAAATGTAAAGAGAATACTGTTAAATATGAACACTTTAATTTAGATTTTTTCTATTTCCTATCCCCACTTTTTCTATGGGTTAAAAGACAAAATGTTCCAAAATCGATCCCCTAGGTTTGAAAATGCCCCGAACGTTAGgcaagaaatcaaaatgccccattccgttagttttctttattttggtcaaaatggggcattttgatttcCTTTGACCAGTCAACTGTTAGGTGAAATGTCTTTTTTGCCCTTTATCCCAACGAAGCGTGTAAGTCTCTTTGACACGTGTGCCCCAAAATCGATGACATGTGGGCATCCAAGGTCCCGACACGTGCACCTTAATCGACACCTGTTCACCCGTGTGGTTCGTACGTGTGCACCAGATCTTATCTTCCTCCTGTCGAACCTAAACCACACAGACCAGAGATAGAGAGAGAGGCTGAGAGAGACAGGCGAGTGAGGAGAGAACCCATGAGAGATTGAGAGggtggaagaagaagagaagatcttGCTCGATTAGACGGATTGGATGCAAGGCAAGGTGTTCGTGGACAGGTGAAGAACAGGTAAAAGTTAACCtaacttttgttttgtattttgattACGAGCAAGGGTTTTCACCATTGTTCTTCAACGTTTCAGAGAGAGATTGATAGACAGGACGGCGATGAGCTTCAGGAAGACGATGTACACAGGAAGACGGTGAGAGACAGGAAGACGGTGAGAGATTGAGAGACAAGAAGACGAATTGGGTAACttccttcaattttttttggttttacgaTTTAGGGTTTGGGTTCTGTAGGATGGGTTTCTCGATTTACGATTTTTTTGGGGGTTTTATGATTTAGGGTTTCTGTAGTAgaggaaaattagggtttgacgaaTTTGGGGATTATAATTTGGGAGTTTTCAATTTTTAGGGGATAATTGAATTTGGGGATTACTGTAAAATCCCCATTTGTAATTTTATTAGGGAACAAAATTAAAATTGCAGAGCTATTATTACTGTATAAGCATGAGCCATTTGAGCTAAAATGGAAATTATTACTGTGATGGTGTAAAAGCATGAGCTATTTGAGCTATTATAACTGTAAAATTGATTGATTGTGTGGTGATGTTGAACTGTGTTGTAGTCAGGGTGGAGCAATTGGTTTACTGTATAAGCATGAGCTTCTGAGCTATTATTACTCTTTTCAATATCACTGTGATTGTGAACTGTGTTAACTAGAATGGAAATGGACATTAGCATAGTTGGGTGATGTTGTTGTAGTCAGGGTGGAGCTGAAGTGTTGTGACATGTTGTTTGTTTCATCTTATTGACATGCCAATTTGTTATACTAAAAAATGAACTTGATTGTTATGCTAATCCATATTTGAAGTGCATGGTTTATATGTTGATTAAATGCTTATCCATATTTGAAGCTATATATCCTTGTTCCTGCTGCTTATCCATATTTGAAGCTAAAGTTTGGTGAAATATCTTGTTTTATCAGCATTATCTATGTATTACTTATCCATATTTGAAGCTCAAATACAATGGGCTTATCAGTATTTGAAGCTCAAATACAATGGGCTTATCAGCATTCTATATGCATTGCAGTTCTCACTTACAATgggcttaacaaaaaaaaatgggcttaaccaaaaaacaaaaaaccagtCTTGTATTTGATGTGTTACACTGTCATCTGCATTTCCATTTGTAATGGACTTATAAATTTTATACAAGAGCATTGCCATTTGTATTAGATAATGTATATGCCATTTTAATTGATTTGTTTCATTATTGTTAACTGTTTCAGAATGGGGAGTGAGGATAGGAATTTCTGGTTAACAGATATAGGTGGCAGGTTTAAAGACTTGTATTTTCTTGGTTGTAAAGCTGGTACCAGTGGACATGCTTTTATGGATATGGTAAAGAGACAGCTGGTGAATGCACATGGTATGAATTCTGCACTTGAACTGTTTTTATTCAATGATGAAGAAGGGAATGCATGTGATAAGTGTGAATCAGAGGAAATGTTTATTTCATTTTGGAACAAAGGTAAACCAAATAAAGATGATTTGGTAAGACTGTGGTTCACTCCAATCATTCCTACACAGGAATCTGTTGCAGCCAACCATGTACAGGGGTGTGAAGATGACCAGGTGAATTTGCCTAATGTACATCAAGATGAGTGTCATCCTGATGACAGGCCTGACTTTCTCTTTAAGGACTATGATGAGGAAGAGGATGGTGAAGATGAAAGTGAGGATGAGGGTGGAGatgatagtgaagaagaagaaacacaagaACAGATGAATTATGAAGATTGGGTTTCTATGTGTCATAAAGGGATGGAACATTTGAGACTTGTTACAAAAAAACACCACAACTGGTCATAGCTGCTACCTCATTGAACCCAAGGAGCATAGGTCATTTCAGCtggtccaaagatgataaagataaCAGATTTGAGAGTCTCATTTTGGCGTATAATGCACAAATAAAAGGTTTTATGAATGGTTGTAGAATGGTTATTGGGTTAGATGGAGCTCACCTAACTGGTAAGTTTGGTGGTGTGATGCTTTCAGCAACAGGTATAGATGCTCATAATGGGGTATTTCCTTTATGTATGATGATTTGTATGAGTGAAACTGAAGAAAATTAGTTTATGATGTATAAATACCATTACAAGGAACTAATTTACACCTTGTGTAGATCCAAtgacaatcaattgattgatgatttCTTTCGTTGCACATCTCACATTCCTGGCTTGATGTAGCAgccattatgaagaaaaaaaaatattttaatgatTTTTGGTTGGATCATCTTCACAATTTATAAGTCAGGggagacaaaaaaaaatgacCGTTATTACAACGGTCGGAATCTCACAACGGTCGGAAAATCTAGCCGTTGATTAGCTAGGATGTTCCACGTGTCGCGATCCTAGCTAATAGGACACCGTGGTCATTTTAAAAAAAATCGGTAAATGTAAAACCCAAAATCTCTCGCCGTCCATTTTTGTAATCGACACGTGTCGCAATCTTAGTAAATGACGAAAATACGACCCTAGATTTTCATCTTGGTGGACAGAAGGGTATAAATGTCAATCGATTTCCACGTGCGGGCCACATGCTTACGCATTTGACCACTTAACGCTCTGAAAcggaaaacataacaaaatggggcattttgatacgattttggggcattttgatttcttgcCCAACGTCCGCGGCATTTTCAAACCTAGGgggtcgattttggggcattttgtcctttaacccttttcctatttcccatccctttcaaaattttgaaagtcaatttatttttcaaTCCTGGTTTTTCCTATGTACTGTCTATAAAAGTCAAATTGATTATGACTATTAtatttgtcttcttcttcattaatctCTCTTTGTTACTAAAAAAGACAACGAAAACTACCGAGATATAAATCCCGGAAGACTCTGTTATTGAAAATTTAGGATAAAATATCTCAACCCTAGATGAATCGAATATTTATGAAGATTACGTTAATTATATTCATCTGTTGAACAAGGTTCAGTGgttattaatcaatttaattaatcattgaTTTCCAAACTATCCCACAACCCTCCTGTTATAAATGAATGATCAACCAAATTATTATGCATTTTTCGATCGTGAAAAACTAATTTGGATCCCCAACATGACTCTCTAACCTATATATGTTCTATTGTGTTAATCCTCTTAGTAAAAAGCATAGCTTACTAACTTAAAGCCAACATGTTACAATCATTACTGATGGTGCGGCCAACGAACACAAATGTGCAGGTATCGGAGGAGTCttgtggagagatgaggcactcaTAGTTTGTTGTCTTAAAATCCACAAAAATTGTATTCGCCGTAATATCTCCACGGTGATGCATATTTCATTaactttgtttatttatttattattgacTTATAAAAGAACTGGTGATGATATGTGGAGAAGGAGCAGAAGAGATAATGGTCAATGGTGGAAATGGAGGCGATGGAAATGTGATTTGCTGTTACCTAGGATTTTTATGTTTAGTTATAAGGTGATATTTTGTTGGTGTAAATAAAAAGTAAGATAGTATTTAGGATATATGAAAATTTATATGGATTGTACTTAGGATAATTGGGGATATGACTTAAGAGGGATAGGAAATAGGAGAAATGGGGATgggaaataagaaaaatcttaatTTATACGCCTCAAGTGAACCAATTCGAATTTGAAATCCTTTAACGAGATGGGGCTTTCGCAGAGCCATGACATAGAGTGAGAGTGGTGCAGGGAAGTCTTTTAAGGAAAGCTCTAAAAATTGGGATAGATAACATGAGCCAGAAGTGGGATAATCAATTGAGACCTCTTATCGTTCCCATCTTCACCCCACTGTAATTCCAATATTAGAATTATTCCCCTTTTCACCATTAAGATT comes from Papaver somniferum cultivar HN1 chromosome 7, ASM357369v1, whole genome shotgun sequence and encodes:
- the LOC113298713 gene encoding DNA (cytosine-5)-methyltransferase 3B-like isoform X1; the protein is MSIIRKKKRLPDKSQQKQICISKFCQQPRSRRGSKPRTDFSLFISSAASSSSSSSSSMLHHLHPGATSECSRYGNGQSQVATSNLGQNCQAVFCRRKKEMPSFPLVQCSVIEFVGEEKNPSDSISKQIPQTESVAQDMILENFDDGDLQGSVTAGELASRPNRLTCTSTDVGMAAGSIVWAKTAYEMWWPAKVMEGKTTAGVSSDQGIDGLVQVQYFGNHEIAWLTPDRSISLFDECFKERSSNPLEAFQDAFKQALYCKEQLSSCRERDGVRNSSQEQPSATSLHGISFSSRSRSFMQVKVAPLDKCIEPSSSRTEDSLEKRRGKRKRKPKVLFENVTFQTKSVKKVRRFRIMRSLGLTAPIGSPFSPTYQW
- the LOC113298713 gene encoding uncharacterized protein LOC113298713 isoform X2, with translation MSIIRKKKRLPDKSQQKQICISKFCQQPRSRRGSKPRTDFSLFISSAASSSSSSSSSMLHHLHPGATSECSRYGNGQSQVATSNLGQNCQAVFCRRKKEMPSFPLVQCSVIEFVGEEKNPSDSISKQIPQTESVAQDMILENFDDGDLQGSVTAGELASRPNRLTCTSTDVGMAAGSIVWAKTAYEMWWPAKVMEGKTTAGVSSDQGIDGLVQVQYFGNHEIAWLTPDRSISLFDECFKERSSNPLEAFQDAFKQALYCKEQLSSCRERDGVRNSSQEQPSVAPLDKCIEPSSSRTEDSLEKRRGKRKRKPKVLFENVTFQTKSVKKVRRFRIMRSLGLTAPIGSPFSPTYQW
- the LOC113298713 gene encoding DNA (cytosine-5)-methyltransferase 3B-like isoform X3 — translated: MLHHLHPGATSECSRYGNGQSQVATSNLGQNCQAVFCRRKKEMPSFPLVQCSVIEFVGEEKNPSDSISKQIPQTESVAQDMILENFDDGDLQGSVTAGELASRPNRLTCTSTDVGMAAGSIVWAKTAYEMWWPAKVMEGKTTAGVSSDQGIDGLVQVQYFGNHEIAWLTPDRSISLFDECFKERSSNPLEAFQDAFKQALYCKEQLSSCRERDGVRNSSQEQPSATSLHGISFSSRSRSFMQVKVAPLDKCIEPSSSRTEDSLEKRRGKRKRKPKVLFENVTFQTKSVKKVRRFRIMRSLGLTAPIGSPFSPTYQW